GATAGTCTACTTTTCTTCTCTGACTCCCCGGAACTCTGCTCTAAGGGAACCTCTTGTACCGCACTTTCTATATTTTGTTGTTCATTATCCCTGTTATCTTCATATTTGTTACCTTCCATGGTTCTCTCCTAATTTATTTACTATTTATATGATATAACAATCCAGCGGACAAAAGAAACACCTATTGGGGCATGAAAAAACGCAGCCTTGCCCAGACTGCGCACAAACTATTCCAAAATCTTTTGTTTAATCATAACCTCTACCCGACGGTTTTGGGCTCTGCCCTCTACCGTGGCATTATCTGCAATGGGACGATATTCTCCATAACCTACAGCCACCAGTCTCCGGGGATCCAAAGACGGGTTTTCCAGCAGTATTTTCATACAATTAATCGCCCGTTTGGAGCTGAGGTCCCAATTGGACTCAAACTCCCTGGTATTAATTGGTTGATTGTCGGTATGACCGGAGACGAGAACTTCGTATTTAGGATACTGTTGTAAAATATCTGACATTGCCACCATAATGTTCCGGGACTCTGGCTTTACTACAGCACTGCCGGAATCAAACAGGGCACGGTCTCGAATGGTAAGGGTGAGGGCATTGTCGGTTATCCTAGTTTCAATATCCGCATTCATGTGATTCTCTTGGATGTAGTTGTCCATTTGCCTTTTCAATTGCTGCAATTCCACAATGGTGTCTTGGGTCAGCTGACTTTTATCAACCATCAGCTCAGACATATTCCTAGAATCCATAATACCGGCCCCGCTGTTTAAAGCAGCATTTAAAGACTCCTTCAAGGCGTTAAATTTTTGATTATCCAGGGTACTGGAAGCAAATAAAACTATAAACAATGCCAGTAGGAGAGTTAATATGTCTGCATAAGGCACCAACCAGCTTTCATCCATGTGTTCCTCATGCTGCTCCCTGTGCTTCTTGGACATTCCTTTCCTCCCTCTCTGGTTTCCGTTCGGAGACAGGCAGATAGACCATTAGCATTTGTTCGATAGCCATAGGAGAAGTACCGG
This region of Desulforamulus ferrireducens genomic DNA includes:
- a CDS encoding flagellar motor protein MotB; protein product: MSKKHREQHEEHMDESWLVPYADILTLLLALFIVLFASSTLDNQKFNALKESLNAALNSGAGIMDSRNMSELMVDKSQLTQDTIVELQQLKRQMDNYIQENHMNADIETRITDNALTLTIRDRALFDSGSAVVKPESRNIMVAMSDILQQYPKYEVLVSGHTDNQPINTREFESNWDLSSKRAINCMKILLENPSLDPRRLVAVGYGEYRPIADNATVEGRAQNRRVEVMIKQKILE